The Tenrec ecaudatus isolate mTenEca1 chromosome 6, mTenEca1.hap1, whole genome shotgun sequence genome has a window encoding:
- the KCNJ4 gene encoding inward rectifier potassium channel 4 encodes MHGHSRNGQAHVPRRKRRNRFVKKNGQCNVYFANLSNKSQRYMADIFTTCVDTRWRYMLMIFSAAFLVSWLFFGLLFWCIAFFHGDLEAGAVGPSAGGGGAGGGASPVAPKPCIMHVNGFLGAFLFSVETQTTIGYGFRCVTEECPLAVIAVVVQSIVGCVIDSFMIGTIMAKMARPKKRAQTLLFSHHAVISVRDGKLCLMWRVGNLRKSHIVEAHVRAQLIKPYMTQEGEYLPLDQRDLNVGYDIGLDRIFLVSPIIIVHEIDEDSPLYGMGKEELEAEDFEIVVILEGMVEATAMTTQARSSYLASEILWGHRFEPVVFEEKSHYKVDYSRFHKTYEVAGTPCCSARALQESKITVLPAPPPPPSAFCYENELALLSQEEEEMEEEAAAAAAVAAGLGLEAGSKEEAGIIRMLEFGSHLDLERMQATLPLDNISYRRESAI; translated from the coding sequence ATGCACGGGCACAGCCGCAACGGGCAGGCCCACGTGCCCCGGCGGAAACGCCGCAACCGCTTCGTCAAGAAGAACGGCCAATGCAACGTGTACTTCGCCAACCTGAGCAACAAGTCGCAGCGCTACATGGCGGACATCTTCACGACGTGCGTGGACACACGCTGGCGCTACATGCTCATGATCTTCTCCGCGGCCTTCCTGGTCTCCTGGCTCTTCTTCGGCCTCCTCTTCTGGTGCATTGCCTTCTTCCACGGTGACCTGGAGGCCGGCGCCGTGGGGCCCtcggcgggcgggggcggggccgggggcggggcctccCCCGTGGCCCCCAAGCCCTGCATCATGCACGTGAACGGCTTCCTGGGCGCCTTCCTGTTCTCCGTGGAGACGCAGACCACCATCGGCTACGGCTTCCGGTGCGTGACGGAGGAGTGCCCCCTGGCCGTGATAGCAGTGGTGGTGCAGTCCATCGTGGGCTGCGTCATCGACTCCTTCATGATCGGCACCATCATGGCCAAGATGGCCCGGCCCAAGAAGCGGGCGCAGACGCTGCTCTTCAGCCACCACGCGGTCATCTCGGTGCGGGACGGCAAGCTCTGCCTGATGTGGCGCGTGGGCAACCTGCGCAAGAGCCACATCGTGGAGGCCCACGTGCGCGCCCAGCTCATCAAGCCCTACATGACCCAGGAGGGCGAGTACCTGCCGCTGGACCAGCGGGACCTCAACGTGGGCTACGACATCGGCCTGGACCGCATCTTCCTGGTGTCGCCCATCATCATCGTCCACGAGATCGACGAGGACAGCCCGCTCTACGGCATGGGCAAGGAGGAGCTGGAGGCCGAGGACTTCGAGATCGTGGTCATCCTGGAGGGCATGGTGGAGGCCACCGCCATGACCACCCAGGCCCGCAGCTCCTACCTGGCCAGCGAGATCCTGTGGGGCCACCGCTTCGAGCCCGTGGTCTTCGAGGAGAAGAGCCACTACAAGGTGGACTACTCGCGCTTCCACAAGACCTACGAGGTGGCGGGCACGCCCTGCTGCTCGGCCCGCGCGCTGCAGGAGAGCAAGATCACCGTGCTGCCCGCTCCGCCGCCCCCGCCCAGTGCCTTCTGCTACGAGAACGAGCTGGCCCTCCTGagccaggaggaagaggagatggaggaggaggccgccgcggcggcggcggtggccgcCGGCCTAGGTCTGGAGGCGGGCTCCAAGGAGGAGGCGGGCATCATCCGGATGCTGGAGTTCGGCAGCCACCTGGATCTGGAGCGCATGCAGGCCACGCTGCCCCTGGACAACATCTCCTACCGCAGGGAGTCGGCCATCTGA